From Actinoplanes oblitus, a single genomic window includes:
- a CDS encoding bifunctional metallophosphatase/5'-nucleotidase: MTSPLRRRIAVPAVALAVAGALSTVPVQPATAAPPAEFAPVTASYPAIDRAALVKGQFLSYNDFHGAIDPPTGSGAVVNASGTSTPAGGVEYLATYLKRLRAEAAAEGRQTTTVGAGDLIGATPLVSAAFHDEPTIELMNTVGLQVSSVGNHEFDEGVAELIRMQRGGCHPTDGCQDGDGFGGAEFSYLAANTIDNKTGRPILPPVDIRFVGGVPVGFIGMTLEGTAGIVNPAGIKNVHFTDEVATANKWSRILKLFGVKAQVLLLHEGGSQGSATPTPGVSDCVNFSGAVVPIVAGLNPEIGIVVSGHTHRFYSCKLPNKAGTDTVVTSAGANGQLITDIDYSLDRRTGRFAGITAKNVIVENGVPDGNGGWKKDTSGVYLRNPDTVDATAKKVADKYRAAVAPIANKLVGTISGDIVRTNNAAGESPLGDVIADAQLKYTTGAGAQLALMNPGGIRADLDADQSSGGEGYGQVTYGEAFTVQPFNNLVTTEPLTGAQLKEALEQQFAGYQGQTTTKILQVSAGFTYTWSASAPLGAKVSNLALNGTPIDPAATYRVTMNNFLANGGDGFGKLVVDPSLVVTAPGFDVDALTAYLGSGTIQPGPADRISTTP; the protein is encoded by the coding sequence ATGACATCACCGCTACGGCGGCGGATCGCCGTGCCGGCCGTCGCGCTGGCCGTCGCCGGCGCGCTCAGCACCGTGCCCGTGCAGCCGGCCACCGCCGCGCCACCGGCCGAGTTCGCCCCGGTGACCGCGTCCTACCCCGCCATTGACCGCGCTGCCCTGGTCAAGGGCCAGTTCCTCAGCTACAACGACTTCCACGGCGCGATCGACCCGCCCACCGGCAGCGGCGCGGTGGTCAACGCGAGCGGCACCAGCACCCCGGCCGGCGGGGTGGAGTACCTGGCGACGTACCTGAAGAGGCTGCGCGCCGAGGCGGCGGCCGAGGGCCGCCAGACCACCACTGTCGGCGCCGGCGACCTGATCGGCGCCACCCCGCTGGTCAGCGCCGCGTTCCACGACGAGCCGACGATCGAGCTGATGAACACCGTCGGCCTGCAGGTCAGCTCGGTGGGCAACCACGAGTTCGACGAGGGCGTGGCCGAGCTGATCCGGATGCAGCGCGGCGGGTGCCACCCGACCGACGGCTGCCAGGACGGCGACGGTTTCGGCGGCGCCGAGTTCAGCTACCTGGCCGCGAACACCATCGACAACAAGACCGGCCGCCCGATCCTGCCGCCGGTCGACATCAGGTTCGTCGGTGGCGTACCGGTCGGCTTCATCGGCATGACGCTGGAGGGCACGGCCGGCATCGTGAACCCGGCCGGCATCAAGAACGTGCACTTCACCGACGAGGTGGCGACCGCGAACAAGTGGAGCCGGATCCTCAAGCTGTTCGGCGTCAAGGCGCAGGTGCTCCTGCTGCACGAGGGCGGCTCGCAGGGCTCGGCCACGCCCACCCCGGGCGTCTCGGACTGCGTGAACTTCTCGGGCGCCGTCGTGCCGATCGTGGCGGGCCTGAACCCGGAGATCGGCATCGTGGTGTCCGGGCACACCCACCGGTTCTACTCCTGCAAGCTGCCCAACAAGGCGGGCACCGACACCGTGGTGACCAGTGCCGGCGCCAACGGCCAGCTGATCACCGACATCGACTACTCACTGGACCGGCGCACCGGCCGGTTCGCCGGGATCACCGCGAAGAACGTGATCGTGGAGAACGGCGTGCCGGACGGCAACGGCGGGTGGAAGAAGGACACGTCGGGCGTCTACTTGAGGAACCCGGACACCGTCGACGCGACGGCGAAGAAGGTGGCCGACAAGTACCGCGCCGCTGTCGCCCCGATCGCCAACAAGCTGGTCGGCACCATCTCCGGCGACATCGTCCGGACGAACAACGCGGCAGGTGAGAGCCCGCTCGGCGACGTCATCGCGGACGCCCAGCTGAAGTACACGACGGGCGCCGGCGCGCAGCTGGCCCTGATGAACCCGGGCGGTATCCGGGCCGACCTGGACGCCGACCAGTCGTCCGGCGGCGAGGGCTACGGCCAGGTCACCTACGGCGAGGCGTTCACCGTTCAGCCGTTCAACAACCTGGTGACCACCGAGCCGCTGACCGGCGCGCAGCTCAAGGAGGCGCTGGAGCAGCAGTTCGCCGGCTACCAGGGCCAGACCACCACGAAGATCCTGCAGGTCTCCGCGGGCTTCACCTACACCTGGAGCGCGTCCGCCCCGCTCGGCGCCAAGGTCAGCAACCTGGCGCTGAACGGCACGCCGATCGACCCGGCCGCCACCTACCGGGTCACCATGAACAACTTCCTGGCCAACGGCGGTGACGGCTTCGGCAAGCTGGTCGTCGACCCGTCGCTGGTGGTGACCGCCCCCGGCTTCGACGTCGACGCGCTGACCGCCTACCTGGGCAGCGGCACCATCCAGCCCGGCCCGGCCGACCGGATCAGCACGACCCCCTGA
- a CDS encoding chorismate mutase, which translates to MDQVTGAGKPLAADEIRGMRERIDEIDQAIIDLWLERSRLSQEVGKTRMASGGTRLVLAREREIVDRFRTALGPDGTQVALLLLRSGRGPL; encoded by the coding sequence ATGGACCAGGTCACCGGCGCCGGCAAGCCGCTGGCCGCCGACGAGATCCGGGGCATGCGCGAGCGGATCGACGAGATCGACCAGGCGATCATCGACCTGTGGCTGGAGCGTTCCCGGCTCTCCCAGGAGGTCGGCAAGACCCGGATGGCCTCCGGCGGCACCCGCCTCGTCCTGGCCCGCGAGCGCGAGATCGTCGACCGCTTCCGCACCGCCCTGGGCCCGGACGGCACCCAGGTCGCCCTGCTGCTGCTCCGCTCCGGCCGCGGCCCCCTGTGA